One part of the Deltaproteobacteria bacterium genome encodes these proteins:
- a CDS encoding VOC family protein — MPREQLTHHAISYIELSVTDLAEAKRFYGEAFGWSFNDYGPDYSGIKMMSDPSAEVGGLRPVDEVKAGGPLVILFSTDLPATLEKVKAAGGAITVEPFDFPGGRRFHFRDPAGNELAVWAEPAE, encoded by the coding sequence ATGCCCCGCGAGCAGCTGACCCACCACGCCATCTCCTACATCGAGCTTTCCGTCACCGACCTGGCCGAGGCCAAGCGCTTCTACGGCGAGGCCTTCGGGTGGAGCTTCAACGACTACGGCCCCGACTACTCGGGCATCAAGATGATGAGTGACCCTTCCGCCGAGGTGGGGGGCCTTCGGCCGGTGGACGAGGTGAAGGCGGGCGGGCCCCTGGTGATCCTCTTCTCGACCGACCTCCCCGCCACGCTCGAGAAGGTGAAGGCCGCCGGCGGCGCCATCACCGTCGAGCCCTTCGACTTCCCCGGGGGGCGGCGCTTCCACTTCCGCGACCCCGCCGGCAACGAGCTGGCCGTCTGGGCCGAGCCCGCCGAGTAG
- a CDS encoding PDDEXK nuclease domain-containing protein, which produces MAKELKPGMAEPLTVELRELIKASRQRVARMVNSELVLLYWEVGRRLRSEVVGEGRAEYGKEVVAAVSRTLSAEFGRGFRKRNLHYMMRFAEVFPDLEIVHALRAQLGWTHLRHIIALEDPLQRQFYAELCRLERWSTRMLQARIAGMLYERTAIARRPEAIVEEALEALRDEGRMSPDLVFRDPYVLDFLALPAEHGERELEAAILHDLERFLTELGEGFSFVARQKRISIGPDDYYLDLLFFHRPLRALVAIELKLGRFDARDKGQMELYLRWLDRHERGPDENPPLGLILCADRNQEQIELLELDRGTLRVASYLTQLPPRELLERQLARAIERARERRGSGRDLPHKVSEGPPPVYLAVHPPNSAAELSSPP; this is translated from the coding sequence ATGGCGAAGGAATTGAAGCCGGGGATGGCCGAGCCGCTGACCGTGGAGCTGAGAGAACTCATCAAGGCGTCGCGGCAGCGGGTGGCGCGCATGGTGAACAGCGAGCTGGTTCTGCTCTACTGGGAGGTGGGGCGGCGGCTGCGATCGGAGGTCGTCGGGGAGGGGCGGGCCGAGTACGGCAAAGAAGTCGTCGCGGCCGTCTCCCGAACCCTCTCCGCCGAGTTCGGGAGAGGTTTCAGGAAGCGAAACCTCCACTACATGATGAGATTCGCTGAAGTTTTCCCGGACCTCGAGATTGTGCACGCGCTGCGTGCACAATTGGGGTGGACCCACCTCCGGCACATCATCGCCCTGGAAGACCCCCTCCAGAGGCAGTTCTACGCCGAGCTGTGCCGCCTCGAACGGTGGAGCACCCGTATGCTACAGGCCAGGATCGCCGGGATGCTCTACGAGCGGACGGCCATCGCCAGGCGGCCAGAGGCCATCGTCGAAGAGGCTCTCGAAGCCCTGCGCGACGAGGGCCGGATGTCACCCGACCTCGTCTTCCGTGACCCCTATGTCCTCGACTTCCTCGCCCTCCCCGCTGAACACGGAGAGAGAGAGCTGGAAGCAGCCATCCTGCACGACCTCGAGCGCTTTCTCACCGAGCTCGGGGAGGGCTTCAGCTTCGTCGCCCGGCAGAAGCGGATCTCGATCGGACCGGACGACTACTATCTCGACCTGCTCTTCTTCCATCGCCCCCTCAGGGCGCTCGTGGCCATCGAGCTGAAGCTCGGCCGCTTCGATGCCCGCGACAAGGGCCAGATGGAGCTCTACCTGCGGTGGCTCGACCGCCACGAACGAGGTCCGGACGAAAATCCCCCACTCGGCCTGATCCTCTGCGCCGACCGGAATCAGGAGCAGATCGAGCTCCTGGAGCTCGATCGGGGAACCCTCCGGGTGGCGAGCTACCTCACCCAGCTTCCACCACGTGAGCTCCTCGAACGTCAGCTGGCCCGTGCCATCGAACGGGCTCGTGAACGAAGGGGCTCGGGGCGCGATCTTCCTCACAAGGTGTCTGAAGGACCTCCGCCGGTCTACCTCGCGGTCCATCCTCCGAATTCCGCCGCCGAGCTAAGTTCCCCACCATGA